In one Rhopalosiphum padi isolate XX-2018 chromosome 3, ASM2088224v1, whole genome shotgun sequence genomic region, the following are encoded:
- the LOC132926207 gene encoding uncharacterized protein LOC132926207 has protein sequence MSKSTFLSNDDEVLVEEIGKQPVLYDSSHDKYKDIIYKDVIWNNISSIVGKSTVDCKKRWRNIRNTYMRNKKKLGTGSAAALAKKKWPLAGHVTFLDHVEYERNTTTNVLNDLESTCTTTNVLNDLYSYHRQRGHTHRKRSRSKTEKLDYVKRVKERTAIINTIQAQNQAILNKEVDDEIDLFFKSMAISVKKLPSRGKQEAKLQILTLISELERKYTETLAQPAQVLFQMPSQKSHNLMSLSSSSSPCFSSSSGTS, from the exons atgtcaaaATCTACATTTTTATCGAACGATGATGAAGTTTTGGTCGAAGAAATTGGGAAGCAACCTGTGTTGTATGACAGCTCCCACGATAAATataaagacataatatataaagatgTGATTTGGAACAATATTTCATCGATAGTTGGAAAATCAA CAGTAGATTGCAAAAAAAGATGGCGTAATATTCGCAATACATACATGCGAAATAAGAAGAAGCTAGGAACTGGATCAGCCGCTGCTTTAGCTAAAAAGAAATGGCCTTTAGCTGGACATGTAACATTTTTGGATCATGTAGAGTACGAACGGaa caCCACAAcaaatgtattgaatgatcttgAGTCGACATGCACGACAAcaaatgtattgaatgatctttACTC ATATCATAGGCAAAGAGGCCACACACACAGAAAACGTTCAAGAAGCAAAACTGAGAAGCTGGACTATGTAAAAAGAGTTAAGGAACGAACAGCTATAATAAACACCATACAAGCTCAAAATCAAgccattttaaataaagaagTTGATGacgaaattgatttattttttaaaagtatggcAATATCAGTAAAGAAACTACCATCTAGAGGAAAACAAGAAGCGAAGTTACAAATTCTAACATTGATATCAGAACTGGAACGTAAATATACAGAAACGCTTGCGCAACCCGCTCAAGTTTTGTTTCAAATGCCCTCTCAGAAAAGTCATAATCTTATGTCACTTTCGAGTTCGTCATCACCATGTTTTAGTTCTTCATCGGGCACTTCGTAA